The following coding sequences are from one Anser cygnoides isolate HZ-2024a breed goose chromosome 10, Taihu_goose_T2T_genome, whole genome shotgun sequence window:
- the LOC125180635 gene encoding uncharacterized protein codes for MALTFASRSAGARKMSGHRRALRGDTGEGGSELRLGERGLNRICQQQKVPTSRLLFPQHSQISVSILHNMQEGLTLTGEGGSGPGTQHLSKKHRNEQYQDFVPQHSTSGYSKLFPYLLCWWRGTRHLHGMEAPKTDCPLQSTVRQARLGLVNEVTAVSSAFSTVSGLFLGHTNVHSSNTYLIQSYMSFNKENPEVSALRQT; via the exons ATGGCGCTAACGTTCGCCTCTCGCAGTGCGGGGGCTCGCAAAATGTCAGGGCACCGGCGGGCACTGCGCGGTGACACCGGTGAGGGTGGCTCTGAGCTCCGCCTCGGCGAGAGGGGCTTGAATCGCATCTGTCAACAGCAAAAGGTCCCCACCTCGCGCCTTCTATTCCCTCAACACTCACAGATTTCTGTCAGTATCCTCCACAATATGCAAGAAGGCCTCACCCTGACTGGAGAAGGAGGCTCTGGCCCTGGGACACAGCACCTGTCAAAGAAACATAG GAATGAACAGTATCAAGACTTTGTTCCCCAGCACAGTACTTCTGGTTACTCCAAGCTGTTTCCTTACCTTCTGTGTTGGTGGAGAGGAACGAGGCATTTGCACGGAATGGAGGCACCAAAGACGGACTGTCCTCTTCAGAGCACAGTGAGGCAGGCAAGGCTAGGTCTTGTAAATGAAGTTACTGCTGTTTCCTCTGCGTTTTCTACCGTCTCTGGTTTATTTCTTGGGCACACCAATGTTCATAGTTCAAATACATATTTGATTCAATCTTATATGAGCTTCAATAAGGAAAATCCGGAAGTTTCTGCCCTAAGGCAAACGTAA